The following proteins come from a genomic window of Solanum stenotomum isolate F172 unplaced genomic scaffold, ASM1918654v1 scaffold18787, whole genome shotgun sequence:
- the LOC125850723 gene encoding ankyrin repeat-containing protein BDA1-like, translated as MDRRLREAAQTGDVHHLQSLIKEDPLLLREVSLAGSETPLHIACSGGHLEFMKEIIHLRPEFARELNQDGFSPLHIATANGDTEIVKELLNVDSKLCLVKGKDRRIPLHSAVIKGRGHVMKELLVALPDSAEEVTARGKTCLHLAVKNHQFEAFKLLLDNLKDDLLNKKDIQGNTVLHLAVSTKQYEVVDMLLDENVVSKGTIEVNSLNKKGLTPLEVLLEESGDRDIEEILRASGALSAENLQVLVIPVQDPSNEQSSRAQRRDDGSRSNSEKLLDFFKYDKTKDCPGKVRDTLLVIAILIATATYQAGFNPPGGLWQDTYSPDDDNNSSTSHDGIVVPLRHFAGQSVMATSYPFSYGLFLVFNSLGFSVSLYAINFLTIGFPLQLELQVSLVALALTYITVMLCIIPYWVTGFFFVFIIIGFLVLLPVILVKLRNYCKNPRLVLRFIN; from the exons ATGGATAGAAGGCTGAGGGAGGCTGCTCAAACAGGGGATGTTCATCACTTGCAAAGCTTGATCAAAGAAGATCCTCTTTTGCTCAGGGAAGTTTCATTAGCAGGTAGTGAAACTCCTCTGCATATTGCTTGTTCGGGTGGCCATCTTGAGTTCATGAAGGAGATTATTCATTTGAGGCCAGAATTTGCAAGAGAACTAAACCAGGATGGTTTCAGCCCTTTGCATATAGCCACGGCAAATGGAGATACAGAGATTGTGAAGGAGCTGTTGAATGTTGACAGTAAGCTATGCCTTGTCAAGGGGAAGGACAGAAGAATTCCCCTTCACTCTGCAGTAATCAAAGGCAGAGGACATGTCATGAAGGAGCTTCTTGTGGCTTTGCCAGACTCAGCAGAAGAAGTAACTGCTCGTGGCAAGACTTGCCTTCATTTAGCTGTCAAGAATCATCAGTTTGAAGCATTCAAGTTATTACTTGACAACCTCAAGGATGATCTTTTAAACAAGAAGGATATCCAAGGAAACACTGTTTTGCATCTTGCTGTGTCAACTAAGCAATACGAG GTTGTTGATATGTTGCTGGATGAGAATGTTGTATCTAAGGGCACAATTGAGGTGAATTCTTTGAACAAGAAAGGCCTTACACCTTTGGAGGTACTATTAGAGGAATCCGGAGATAGAGATATTGAGGAAATTCTAAGAGCATCTGGTGCTTTATCTGCTGAAAACTTGCAAGTTTTGGTTATTCCAGTTCAAGATCCATCAAATGAACAATCCAGCAGAGCGCAAAGAAGGGACGATGGGTCTCGATCTAATTCAGAGAAGCTTCTGGATTTCTTCAAGTATGATAAGACCAAAGATTGTCCAGGAAAAGTAAGAGACACCCTTCTTGTGATAGCCATTCTGATTGCAACAGCAACTTATCAAGCAGGTTTCAATCCACCAGGAGGCTTATGGCAGGACACTTACTCGCCTGATGACGATAACAACAGTAGTACTAGTCATGATGGCATAGTAGTGCCCCTGCGGCATTTCGCAGGACAGTCAGTGATGGCTACCAGCTATCCATTTAGCTATGGCCTGTTCTTGGTTTTCAACTCCCTCGGATTTTCCGTATCCCTCTATGCGATAAATTTCCTTACAATAGGATTTCCTTTGCAGTTAGAACTGCAAGTCTCACTTGTTGCCTTGGCGTTAACCTATATTACTGTGATGTTGTGCATAATACCTTACTGGGTAACTggtttcttctttgttttcatTATCATAGGCTTTTTAGTACTGCTTCCCGTCATTTTAGTGAAGTTGAGAAACTATTGCAAGAATCCTAGACTCGTATTACGATTTATAAACTAG